From the genome of Hymenobacter cellulosilyticus, one region includes:
- a CDS encoding prolyl oligopeptidase family serine peptidase — protein MKTSVLALVAAAASLAAQAQPSLPATPKRPVTDTYFGQQVTDNYRWLEDLKSPETQAWFKAQGDYTAQVMAGIPGRDSLINTLVRYDALKAARITGILRRGGRYFYKKTLPSENVGKLYYRTGTTGPEVLLFDPSTYAKGKSYAVSYFLPSEDGRRLALGVAEGGAEISTIRVLNVDTKKLYPESIYPSWFGVSGWTPDGKGFIYTTQQSGDTKSMNMLLNTRSLYHTVGTPVAQDRELFSRAKYKQLPIKPEDLIYVTYSEDFKYIMGNLGGVDRRMNAFIAPATELLQPTINWKRLAAPADSVLGSVVLHDRLYLLSTKRALKGRILVTDARQPNLKTATVALPMEKRKIETISAAKDYLLATLNDGLNTTAKQFSLRTNRWEDVPLPLTGSAEMQVLEPTSNDCLLYLTSWKQPPTIYTYNPVTKEAKVSPFDTPVTYPGLADLVVEEVEVPGLDGTPVPLSIIYNKKVKRDGRAVCFMTGYGAYGISADPYFSSRTLALLNQGVIVAETHVRGGSEKGQAWHKAGMKTTKPNTWRDFIACGEYLVKNGYTSPQHLIGEGTSAGGILIGRAITERPDLFAAAISNVGLSNMLRFENTPNGPNNAKEFGTVKDSVECRALYEMDAFLHVQPGTNYPAVISVGGMNDPRVIAWQPGKFAAALQAASTSGKPVLMQVNFDNGHFTEDKKVAFRNFANMYAFALWQAGHPNFQPSPVAVK, from the coding sequence ATGAAAACCTCTGTACTTGCCTTGGTGGCTGCTGCCGCTTCTTTAGCTGCGCAAGCACAACCGTCCCTGCCCGCCACGCCCAAACGCCCCGTCACCGACACTTACTTCGGGCAGCAGGTAACCGACAACTACCGCTGGCTGGAAGACCTCAAGAGTCCCGAAACCCAGGCTTGGTTTAAGGCGCAGGGCGACTACACGGCCCAGGTAATGGCCGGTATTCCCGGCCGCGACAGCCTGATAAACACGTTGGTGCGCTACGATGCCCTGAAAGCGGCCCGCATCACGGGCATCTTGCGGCGCGGTGGGCGCTACTTCTACAAGAAAACTCTACCCAGCGAAAACGTCGGCAAGCTGTATTACCGCACCGGCACCACCGGGCCCGAGGTGCTACTTTTCGACCCCAGCACCTACGCAAAGGGCAAAAGCTACGCCGTGTCCTACTTTCTGCCCAGCGAAGACGGCCGCCGGCTGGCCCTGGGCGTGGCTGAAGGCGGGGCTGAAATCTCCACCATTCGCGTGCTCAACGTCGACACCAAAAAGCTTTACCCGGAGAGCATCTACCCCTCGTGGTTTGGCGTGAGCGGCTGGACGCCGGACGGCAAGGGCTTCATCTACACCACCCAGCAGAGCGGCGACACCAAGTCGATGAACATGCTGCTCAACACTCGCTCACTCTATCACACGGTAGGCACGCCCGTGGCACAGGACCGGGAGCTGTTTTCGCGGGCCAAGTACAAGCAGCTGCCCATCAAGCCCGAAGACTTGATTTACGTGACCTACAGCGAAGACTTCAAGTACATCATGGGCAACCTGGGCGGGGTCGACCGGCGCATGAACGCCTTCATTGCCCCGGCCACTGAGTTGCTCCAGCCCACCATCAACTGGAAGCGGCTGGCCGCCCCAGCCGACAGCGTGCTCGGTTCCGTCGTGCTCCACGACCGGCTCTATCTGCTGAGCACCAAGCGCGCGCTGAAAGGCCGCATCCTGGTGACGGACGCCCGCCAGCCCAACCTAAAGACAGCTACTGTGGCCTTGCCCATGGAAAAGCGCAAAATCGAAACCATTAGCGCCGCCAAGGACTACCTGCTGGCCACCCTCAACGACGGCCTTAATACCACCGCCAAGCAATTTTCGCTGCGCACCAACCGCTGGGAAGACGTGCCGCTGCCGCTCACCGGCTCGGCCGAAATGCAGGTGCTCGAACCTACCAGCAACGACTGCCTGCTCTACCTCACGTCGTGGAAGCAGCCGCCCACCATCTACACCTACAACCCGGTAACGAAAGAAGCCAAAGTAAGCCCCTTCGATACGCCCGTTACCTACCCCGGCCTTGCCGATTTGGTGGTGGAAGAAGTGGAAGTGCCCGGCCTCGACGGCACGCCCGTGCCGCTCAGCATCATTTACAACAAGAAGGTGAAACGTGACGGCCGGGCCGTGTGCTTCATGACCGGCTACGGCGCCTACGGCATATCGGCGGATCCGTATTTCAGCTCCCGCACGCTGGCCCTGCTCAACCAGGGCGTTATTGTGGCCGAAACCCACGTGCGCGGCGGTTCCGAAAAAGGGCAGGCCTGGCACAAAGCCGGCATGAAAACCACTAAGCCCAACACCTGGCGCGACTTCATTGCCTGCGGCGAATACCTGGTAAAGAACGGCTACACCTCGCCCCAGCATCTTATCGGCGAAGGCACCAGCGCGGGCGGCATTCTCATTGGCCGCGCCATCACCGAGCGCCCCGACCTTTTCGCCGCCGCCATTAGCAACGTGGGCCTGTCTAACATGCTGCGCTTCGAAAACACCCCCAACGGCCCTAACAACGCCAAGGAGTTCGGCACGGTGAAAGACTCAGTAGAATGCCGTGCCCTATACGAGATGGACGCCTTCCTGCACGTGCAGCCCGGCACCAACTATCCGGCCGTGATATCGGTGGGCGGTATGAACGACCCGCGCGTGATTGCCTGGCAGCCGGGCAAGTTTGCCGCCGCCCTGCAAGCCGCCAGCACCTCCGGCAAGCCCGTGCTTATGCAAGTCAATTTTGACAATGGCCACTTCACCGAAGACAAAAAAGTAGCTTTTCGCAACTTCGCCAACATGTATGCCTTCGCCCTCTGGCAGGCCGGCCACCCCAATTTTCAGCCCAGCCCGGTAGCAGTGAAATAG
- a CDS encoding DUF6252 family protein: MNFLRFFPRPLLLLSGAALLHLSACDSNNDDPDVATGDGTVTWTHNGTTHTSTVGSSAIVDSGDKIIVTGGSSDNNNVVSLALQGINARGAGVYDLRRGSMLDNLPVGGLTLMSGNTGATYLTLYGPNASNGSITVSQYDRAGQKLSGTFSFTAGATPNTSAAGTQNVTTGSFSFTRFR, translated from the coding sequence ATGAATTTCCTTCGTTTTTTTCCCCGACCCTTGCTCTTGCTGTCCGGCGCGGCCCTGCTACACCTCAGCGCCTGCGACAGCAACAACGACGACCCGGACGTCGCCACCGGCGACGGCACCGTGACTTGGACCCACAACGGTACCACCCACACCAGTACCGTTGGCTCGTCGGCCATCGTCGATTCCGGCGATAAAATCATTGTAACCGGTGGCTCCAGCGATAACAACAACGTCGTGTCGCTGGCGCTGCAAGGCATCAATGCCCGGGGCGCGGGCGTGTACGACCTGCGCCGGGGCTCCATGCTCGACAACCTGCCCGTGGGCGGCCTTACCCTCATGAGCGGCAACACGGGCGCCACCTACCTCACGCTCTACGGCCCCAACGCCAGCAACGGCAGCATCACCGTGAGCCAGTACGACCGAGCGGGCCAGAAGCTCAGCGGTACGTTCAGCTTCACAGCCGGAGCTACCCCCAACACCAGCGCCGCCGGCACCCAAAACGTGACTACGGGCAGCTTCAGCTTCACCCGGTTTCGGTAG
- a CDS encoding tail fiber domain-containing protein has protein sequence MVGDVNAMTFGSTAVTSWNFGRSNNGGAGIALRVGVGATNGNGAYLTAGGVWTNTSDINLKENIQPVESSQVLGLIRQLPLSRWTYKGTAGETHLGPIAQDFYRLFHLGLNETSISTIDPAGVALAGVQELAHQNDQLRAENAQLRQQLQAVQAGQTTLDARLATLERTAQLAMPVAKASR, from the coding sequence GTGGTGGGCGACGTGAATGCCATGACGTTTGGCAGCACCGCCGTAACGAGCTGGAACTTTGGGCGCAGCAACAACGGCGGCGCGGGCATTGCCCTGCGGGTGGGGGTGGGTGCTACCAACGGCAACGGCGCCTACCTCACCGCGGGCGGCGTCTGGACCAACACGTCCGACATCAATCTTAAAGAAAACATCCAGCCCGTGGAAAGCAGCCAGGTGCTGGGCCTCATCCGTCAGCTCCCGCTCAGCCGCTGGACCTACAAGGGCACTGCAGGCGAAACTCACCTCGGCCCGATAGCCCAGGACTTTTACCGCCTGTTCCACCTTGGCCTGAACGAGACCAGCATCAGCACCATCGACCCGGCCGGCGTGGCCCTGGCCGGCGTGCAGGAGCTGGCCCACCAGAACGACCAGCTTCGGGCCGAAAACGCCCAGTTGCGCCAGCAGCTGCAAGCCGTGCAGGCCGGCCAAACCACGCTCGATGCCCGCCTCGCCACGCTGGAACGCACCGCTCAGCTGGCCATGCCCGTGGCCAAGGCCAGCCGCTAA